In a single window of the Flavobacterium sp. W4I14 genome:
- a CDS encoding hypothetical protein (product_source=Hypo-rule applied; pfam=PF14091; superfamily=81301): MINFLDISYLQSGNEKQVKAYHALTDNRVLEKLTPYHPILVGTIPINIDIENSDLDIICKVSDKKEFIDKLNTLFGSEKDFTIHESLKFDAIKANFIIDGFEIEIFGQNIPTTQQNAYRHMLIEHKLLLAKGEKFRQDIIDLKNQGYKTEPAFAKLLGFKGNPYEELLKLEP; encoded by the coding sequence ATGATCAACTTCCTCGATATATCTTATCTCCAATCTGGCAATGAAAAACAAGTAAAAGCTTATCATGCTTTAACAGATAATCGGGTTTTAGAAAAGCTTACCCCTTACCATCCAATACTTGTGGGCACCATTCCAATCAATATCGATATTGAAAACAGCGATCTGGACATTATCTGCAAAGTTTCGGATAAAAAAGAATTTATCGACAAATTAAATACACTGTTTGGATCTGAAAAAGACTTCACCATCCATGAAAGCCTCAAATTCGATGCGATTAAAGCGAATTTTATCATCGATGGTTTCGAAATAGAAATATTCGGACAAAATATTCCCACCACACAACAAAATGCTTATCGGCATATGCTCATTGAACACAAATTACTCTTAGCCAAGGGCGAAAAATTTAGGCAGGACATCATTGATCTCAAAAACCAAGGTTATAAAACGGAGCCAGCATTTGCTAAACTATTGGGATTTAAGGGAAATCCATACGAAGAATTATTGAAATTGGAGCCTTAA
- a CDS encoding signal peptidase II (product_source=KO:K03101; cog=COG0597; ko=KO:K03101; pfam=PF01252; transmembrane_helix_parts=Inside_1_6,TMhelix_7_25,Outside_26_66,TMhelix_67_86,Inside_87_92,TMhelix_93_115,Outside_116_155,TMhelix_156_178,Inside_179_200): MKGYTKPLIVIFLILLADQLVKTWVKTHMYLGQEFHIIGKWCIIHFTENNGMAFGMEFGGEFGKLALSLFRIAAVAGIGYGLHYLIKHKYHRGLILNVALIFSGALGNIIDSVFYGKIYGYESWFHGRVVDMFYFPIAEGHFPTWVPIWGGEEFVFFRPVFNLADAAISVGVILILIFQKNYFKDDVKDDVNINSEIVED, translated from the coding sequence ATGAAAGGCTATACAAAACCTTTAATTGTTATCTTTTTAATTTTACTGGCCGATCAGCTGGTGAAAACCTGGGTGAAAACGCACATGTACCTTGGTCAGGAGTTCCATATTATTGGCAAATGGTGTATTATCCATTTTACCGAAAATAATGGGATGGCCTTTGGGATGGAGTTTGGTGGTGAATTTGGCAAATTAGCCTTATCACTTTTCCGTATTGCCGCAGTTGCAGGAATTGGTTATGGCTTACATTATCTAATTAAGCATAAATATCACCGCGGTTTAATTCTAAATGTTGCACTGATTTTTTCTGGCGCACTAGGGAACATTATCGATTCTGTATTTTACGGAAAGATTTATGGTTACGAAAGCTGGTTTCACGGTCGTGTAGTAGACATGTTCTACTTCCCGATTGCAGAAGGACACTTCCCTACCTGGGTACCAATTTGGGGAGGCGAAGAGTTTGTTTTCTTCAGGCCTGTTTTTAACCTTGCAGACGCTGCCATTTCAGTTGGCGTGATACTAATCCTCATCTTCCAAAAAAACTACTTTAAAGACGATGTAAAAGACGATGTGAACATCAACAGTGAGATTGTAGAAGATTAA
- a CDS encoding DnaK suppressor protein (product_source=KO:K06204; cog=COG1734; ko=KO:K06204; pfam=PF01258; superfamily=109635,57716) — translation MENSNKTRYSDSELQEFKELIQDKLRMAKEELNSLTTSLSNPNANGTEDTSGAYKTLEDGSATMEKEQINQLAARQKKFIDNLENALVRIENKTYGICRETGKLIQKERLRAVPHATLSMEAKLKQS, via the coding sequence ATGGAAAACAGCAACAAAACACGCTACTCAGACAGTGAATTACAAGAATTTAAAGAATTAATTCAAGATAAATTACGCATGGCGAAAGAGGAACTTAACTCTTTAACCACTTCTTTGAGTAATCCAAACGCAAACGGAACAGAAGATACTTCAGGTGCATACAAAACATTAGAAGACGGTTCTGCAACAATGGAAAAAGAGCAGATCAATCAGTTGGCTGCACGTCAGAAAAAATTTATCGACAACCTTGAGAATGCATTGGTGCGTATCGAGAACAAAACTTATGGTATTTGCCGCGAAACCGGAAAATTAATCCAAAAAGAACGTTTACGTGCTGTTCCTCATGCAACTTTAAGCATGGAAGCTAAATTAAAGCAGAGTTAA
- a CDS encoding isoleucyl-tRNA synthetase (product_source=KO:K01870; cath_funfam=1.10.730.10,1.20.120.640,3.40.50.620,3.90.740.10; cog=COG0060; ko=KO:K01870; pfam=PF00133,PF08264,PF19302; superfamily=47323,52374; tigrfam=TIGR00392): protein MYSEFKQLELAKIGQEILDFWKKENIFEKSISSRPKSNPFTFYEGPPSANGMPGIHHVMARAIKDIFCRYKTIKGYQVKRKAGWDTHGLPVELGTEKELGITKEDIGKTISIEDYNEACKKTVMRYTDVWNDLTEKMGYWVDMDDPYITYKSKYMESVWWLLKQIYDKGLIYKGYTIQPYSPKAGTGLSSHEVNQPGAYRDVTDTTIVAQFKAIANTLPPFLQAFGDIYLMAWTTTPWTLPSNTALTVGPKIEYVLIKTFNQYTFLPTNVILAKNLVGKQFSKIFFESNEVEDFTNFKAGDKKIPYQILAECKGSELVGIRYEQLLTYALPYQNPENAFRVISGDFVTTEDGTGIVHTAPTFGADDAKVAKEAIPEVPPMLVLDENDTPVPLVDLQGKFTKHVGPFAGKYVKNEYYNAGEAPEKSVDVEIAILLKEENKAFKVEKYVHSYPHSWRTDEPLLYYPLDSWFIKVTDVKDRMFDLNETINWKPKSTGEGRFGNWLKNANDWNLSRSRYWGIPLPIWRTEDKKEEVLIGSVEELYNAIEKSITAGFQKENPFKGFEIGNMSEENYDLIDLHKNVVDKIILVSPSGKPMSRESDLIDVWFDSGAMPYAQWHYPFENKETIDGNEDFPADFIAEGVDQTRGWFYTLHAISTLVFDKVAYKNVVSNGLVLDKNGQKMSKRLGNAADPFQTINEYGADATRWYMISNANPWDNLKFDIDGIAEVRRKFFGTLYNTYAFFALYANIDKFEIDKNNLSKVEDRTELDRWILSLLQTLINEVDESYNTYEPTKATRAIQAFVDEHLSNWYIRLSRRRFWKGEMTDDKRAAYETLYTCLETLAQLMSPVAPFFADWLYRNLTVTDAHAEQSVHLTLWKEADQSLIDTDLNERMVYAQDISSMVLSLRKKSGINVRQPLEKILIPSLSGDFEQKISKVADYILSETNVKHIEFITDTHGIVKKKLKPNFKSLGKKVGKDMSLVKAALENSNQDDIQRLENDGFIIVVGNNGEEFTINLNDDVEVFAEDIPGWQVTNLGSLTVALDVTISEELKQEGISRELVNRIQNLRKELNFEVTDRIKVSLQNDNLVASAVAKNKDYICAEILADEFELTDTVNNANKIVIDDVELSISVTKI from the coding sequence ATGTATAGCGAATTTAAACAATTGGAACTTGCCAAAATAGGGCAAGAAATACTGGATTTTTGGAAAAAGGAAAATATCTTTGAAAAAAGTATTTCTTCCCGTCCTAAGTCTAATCCGTTTACTTTTTACGAAGGCCCACCGTCTGCCAATGGCATGCCGGGGATCCACCACGTAATGGCGCGTGCAATTAAGGATATTTTTTGCCGCTATAAAACAATTAAGGGTTATCAGGTTAAAAGAAAAGCTGGTTGGGATACGCATGGTTTACCTGTTGAGCTTGGAACGGAAAAGGAATTAGGGATTACTAAAGAGGATATTGGTAAAACTATTTCTATTGAAGACTATAACGAAGCCTGTAAAAAAACAGTAATGCGCTACACTGATGTGTGGAACGACCTGACCGAAAAAATGGGCTATTGGGTAGATATGGATGATCCATACATTACCTATAAGTCGAAATACATGGAATCGGTATGGTGGCTTTTGAAGCAGATTTACGATAAAGGATTAATCTATAAAGGTTATACTATCCAACCTTATTCTCCAAAAGCCGGGACAGGATTGAGTTCGCATGAGGTAAATCAGCCTGGCGCTTACCGGGATGTTACAGACACAACGATTGTTGCTCAATTTAAGGCGATAGCGAATACGTTACCTCCGTTTTTACAAGCATTTGGGGATATTTACCTCATGGCGTGGACTACTACTCCATGGACTTTACCATCAAACACGGCTTTAACGGTTGGACCAAAAATTGAATATGTTTTAATCAAAACGTTCAACCAATATACATTTTTGCCAACAAATGTAATTCTGGCAAAAAACCTGGTGGGCAAGCAGTTTAGTAAAATTTTCTTTGAAAGCAATGAAGTTGAAGATTTTACAAATTTTAAAGCTGGCGATAAAAAAATCCCCTATCAAATACTTGCCGAATGCAAAGGAAGTGAGTTGGTTGGAATTAGATATGAACAACTTTTAACTTATGCATTGCCATACCAAAATCCTGAAAATGCATTTAGAGTAATTTCTGGAGATTTCGTAACTACAGAAGATGGTACCGGTATTGTTCATACCGCCCCTACTTTTGGTGCGGATGATGCTAAAGTAGCTAAAGAAGCCATTCCAGAAGTACCACCAATGTTGGTATTAGACGAAAATGATACCCCCGTTCCATTGGTTGATTTACAGGGTAAATTCACTAAACATGTTGGTCCTTTTGCAGGCAAGTATGTAAAGAACGAATATTACAATGCTGGCGAAGCACCTGAAAAATCGGTTGATGTAGAAATTGCTATTTTATTAAAAGAAGAAAATAAAGCTTTTAAAGTAGAAAAATATGTTCACAGTTACCCACACAGTTGGAGAACCGATGAACCACTTTTATATTATCCTTTAGATTCGTGGTTTATTAAAGTTACGGATGTTAAAGACAGAATGTTCGACCTTAATGAAACCATTAACTGGAAACCAAAATCGACTGGCGAGGGTCGCTTTGGAAACTGGCTAAAAAATGCTAACGATTGGAATTTATCACGTTCGAGATATTGGGGAATTCCTCTGCCAATCTGGAGAACTGAAGATAAAAAAGAAGAAGTATTAATTGGTTCTGTTGAGGAACTTTACAATGCAATTGAAAAATCTATAACAGCTGGTTTCCAAAAAGAAAATCCTTTTAAGGGGTTCGAAATCGGAAACATGTCTGAAGAGAACTATGATTTGATCGATTTACATAAAAATGTGGTCGACAAAATTATTTTAGTATCTCCATCGGGCAAACCAATGAGCCGCGAAAGTGATTTAATTGATGTTTGGTTTGACTCTGGCGCTATGCCTTATGCGCAGTGGCACTACCCTTTTGAGAACAAAGAAACAATCGATGGAAATGAAGATTTCCCTGCAGATTTTATTGCCGAAGGTGTTGACCAAACCCGTGGCTGGTTTTATACCTTGCATGCGATCTCTACATTGGTTTTTGATAAAGTAGCGTACAAAAATGTAGTTTCGAATGGACTGGTACTAGACAAAAACGGACAAAAAATGTCTAAACGTTTGGGCAATGCCGCTGATCCATTCCAAACCATTAACGAATATGGTGCTGATGCAACGCGTTGGTACATGATTTCTAATGCAAATCCTTGGGATAACCTAAAATTTGACATTGATGGAATTGCTGAAGTGCGCCGTAAATTCTTCGGAACACTTTATAATACATATGCTTTCTTTGCCCTTTATGCCAATATCGATAAATTTGAGATCGACAAAAACAACCTGAGCAAAGTTGAAGACAGAACGGAATTAGACCGTTGGATTTTATCGTTGTTGCAAACCTTAATCAACGAAGTTGATGAAAGTTACAATACTTACGAACCAACGAAAGCTACCCGCGCTATTCAGGCTTTTGTTGATGAACATTTGAGTAACTGGTACATCAGGTTAAGTCGCCGCCGTTTCTGGAAAGGCGAAATGACCGATGATAAACGTGCTGCTTACGAGACATTATATACTTGTTTAGAAACCTTAGCACAGTTGATGAGTCCGGTTGCCCCTTTCTTTGCCGACTGGTTATACAGAAACTTAACTGTAACTGATGCCCATGCAGAGCAGTCGGTACATTTAACTTTGTGGAAAGAGGCTGATCAAAGTTTGATTGATACCGATTTGAATGAACGTATGGTTTACGCTCAGGATATTTCATCGATGGTTTTATCGCTGCGTAAAAAATCGGGCATCAATGTGCGTCAACCACTTGAGAAAATCTTAATCCCATCTTTAAGTGGCGATTTCGAGCAAAAAATATCAAAGGTAGCGGATTATATCCTTTCTGAAACGAATGTAAAACATATCGAGTTCATTACCGATACGCATGGTATCGTTAAGAAAAAGCTGAAACCAAACTTTAAATCATTGGGTAAAAAAGTTGGAAAAGATATGAGCCTGGTTAAAGCGGCTTTAGAAAACTCAAATCAAGATGACATCCAACGTTTAGAGAACGATGGATTCATAATCGTAGTTGGCAATAATGGTGAAGAATTTACCATCAATTTAAATGATGATGTAGAAGTTTTTGCGGAAGATATTCCGGGATGGCAGGTAACCAACCTGGGTAGTTTAACTGTTGCTTTGGATGTTACCATCTCAGAAGAACTGAAACAAGAAGGTATTTCGCGCGAGTTGGTTAACCGTATCCAGAACTTGCGAAAAGAATTAAACTTTGAAGTAACAGATAGGATTAAAGTTTCGTTACAAAATGATAACTTGGTAGCCAGCGCAGTTGCCAAAAACAAGGATTACATTTGCGCAGAAATATTGGCCGATGAATTTGAATTAACAGATACTGTAAATAATGCAAACAAAATCGTTATCGACGATGTTGAGTTAAGCATTTCAGTAACTAAAATATAA
- a CDS encoding hypothetical protein (product_source=Hypo-rule applied; cath_funfam=1.20.1250.20; superfamily=103473; transmembrane_helix_parts=Outside_1_3,TMhelix_4_26,Inside_27_32,TMhelix_33_55,Outside_56_62) → MKLFNIGLTLMIVAVIALPIVAVINPSDRDFVLYAFYFCGLLELIGLIFVLIHIVTLKRKNP, encoded by the coding sequence GTGAAATTATTTAATATCGGGCTTACATTGATGATTGTTGCCGTAATTGCCTTGCCAATTGTTGCGGTAATAAACCCTTCAGACCGGGATTTTGTACTTTATGCTTTTTATTTCTGCGGCTTGCTCGAACTAATCGGGCTTATTTTTGTTTTAATCCATATTGTAACACTAAAAAGAAAGAACCCATGA
- a CDS encoding uncharacterized membrane protein HdeD (DUF308 family) (product_source=COG3247; cog=COG3247; superfamily=81321; transmembrane_helix_parts=Inside_1_6,TMhelix_7_26,Outside_27_35,TMhelix_36_58,Inside_59_90), with product MIKLLKLQKAVFILIAGVLSFIAYKILDANEVKGSIYLQMLAGVLVIIGALWLLYPILFAKKDNDGNAEIITDPTVEVPVDEEDKKPAAE from the coding sequence ATGATTAAGCTCTTAAAATTGCAGAAAGCCGTTTTCATCCTCATAGCTGGCGTACTTTCTTTTATTGCCTATAAAATTTTGGATGCAAACGAAGTAAAAGGAAGTATCTATTTACAGATGCTGGCAGGCGTGCTGGTTATTATTGGTGCGCTGTGGCTGTTGTATCCTATTTTATTTGCCAAAAAGGATAATGATGGCAATGCCGAAATCATTACCGATCCAACGGTCGAAGTTCCGGTAGATGAAGAGGATAAAAAGCCTGCAGCTGAATAA
- a CDS encoding hypothetical protein (product_source=Hypo-rule applied; superfamily=49749): protein MIPALIIWLCKKYFAPKTYKTFSSKSPINPKSVASVLFLICSFSSAFAQQSKFNIKRNGEIIGQMYFQQKDDGNNVYLKITSKVQTRFVFKIDVETEDVAHFKNGKLLSSNVNRVVNGNAKEAKKTSWVNNVYQLKTGDKTSTINQPISYNMMLLYTKEPVNIPEIYSDNFQCFIPIQKNGAHQYRINLPDGNYNDYHFENGICKLVVVNHSLYTIRMERV from the coding sequence ATGATTCCTGCATTAATTATTTGGCTCTGCAAGAAATATTTTGCTCCAAAAACCTACAAAACATTCTCCTCCAAGAGTCCAATCAATCCGAAAAGTGTTGCTTCGGTGCTCTTTCTTATCTGTTCATTTTCATCGGCTTTTGCACAGCAAAGTAAATTTAACATCAAGCGCAATGGCGAAATAATCGGCCAGATGTATTTTCAGCAGAAAGACGATGGCAATAATGTTTATCTCAAAATAACTTCGAAAGTACAAACACGTTTCGTTTTCAAAATTGATGTGGAAACAGAGGATGTAGCGCATTTTAAAAATGGCAAACTCCTCAGCTCAAATGTAAATCGGGTCGTAAATGGCAATGCAAAAGAGGCGAAGAAAACAAGTTGGGTAAATAATGTTTACCAACTTAAAACAGGCGATAAAACCAGTACAATAAATCAGCCCATCAGTTATAATATGATGCTCTTATATACTAAAGAGCCTGTTAATATCCCCGAAATTTACTCTGATAACTTTCAGTGTTTTATTCCCATTCAGAAAAACGGGGCACATCAGTACCGGATCAATCTTCCCGATGGGAATTATAACGACTACCATTTCGAAAACGGAATATGTAAACTGGTAGTTGTAAATCACTCCTTGTATACCATTAGAATGGAAAGGGTTTAA
- a CDS encoding nucleoside-diphosphate-sugar epimerase (product_source=COG0451; cath_funfam=3.40.50.720; cog=COG0451; pfam=PF01370; superfamily=51735), whose product METVANKYLRVLVTGASGFIGRKLSFTLAEMGYDVVALCRNVNHPFLIQHRNIQFVKGDVLDPESLENAMKDCYQVYHTAAMAKMWCKNEQDFYDVNVIGTRNVLSCALKLGVEKVVHTSTCGVWGPTLNLPVSENDPRAVGFPISYERTKYLAELEVKEFVKKGLEVVIVNPSRVYGDGPITDSNTVSKMVTGYIKGTWHFIPGDGKAIANYAFVDDVVDGHISAMQNGRNGERYILGGVDISFNNFFGTLRQITGKKRSLYKIPVGIIKAYSLLESLKSKFFNLTPFFLPEFADRLKCNQQYSSNKAIAELNYQITPFAIGLGKTIDHFKHN is encoded by the coding sequence ATGGAAACAGTTGCAAATAAGTACCTGAGGGTTTTGGTTACGGGCGCGTCAGGCTTTATCGGCCGGAAGTTAAGTTTTACCCTTGCAGAAATGGGCTACGATGTAGTGGCGCTTTGCAGAAATGTTAATCATCCCTTTCTTATTCAGCATCGAAATATCCAGTTTGTAAAAGGCGATGTTTTGGATCCTGAAAGTTTAGAAAACGCAATGAAAGATTGTTATCAGGTTTACCATACGGCAGCCATGGCTAAAATGTGGTGTAAAAATGAGCAGGATTTTTACGACGTGAATGTAATTGGAACAAGAAATGTGCTCAGCTGTGCATTAAAATTGGGTGTAGAAAAAGTTGTGCATACCTCAACTTGCGGGGTATGGGGACCAACACTAAATCTGCCGGTTTCAGAAAATGATCCAAGGGCAGTCGGCTTCCCAATTAGCTATGAACGCACAAAATACCTCGCTGAATTAGAAGTGAAAGAATTTGTAAAAAAGGGGTTGGAAGTGGTAATTGTAAACCCGTCAAGAGTATATGGCGATGGACCAATTACGGATAGTAATACGGTGAGTAAAATGGTTACAGGTTATATAAAAGGTACATGGCATTTTATTCCGGGCGATGGAAAAGCAATTGCCAACTATGCTTTTGTAGATGATGTGGTAGATGGGCATATTTCAGCCATGCAGAATGGCAGGAATGGCGAACGGTATATTTTGGGTGGAGTTGATATTTCTTTTAATAATTTTTTCGGCACACTAAGGCAGATCACTGGTAAGAAAAGAAGTTTGTATAAAATCCCGGTAGGCATTATTAAAGCTTACAGTTTGCTGGAGTCTTTAAAATCGAAATTTTTTAACCTTACCCCATTTTTTCTGCCTGAGTTTGCCGATAGGTTGAAATGTAATCAGCAATATTCGAGCAATAAAGCCATTGCCGAATTAAATTATCAGATAACGCCTTTTGCAATAGGTTTAGGAAAAACAATTGATCACTTTAAACATAATTAA
- a CDS encoding short-subunit dehydrogenase (product_source=COG0300; cath_funfam=3.40.50.720; cog=COG0300; ko=KO:K07124; pfam=PF00106; superfamily=51735), translating to MKELSVLITGASEGLGKSFAIESAKRGLGLVLVSLPNSGLEHLANYLRVNFNSRVFCIEIDLTKNTSANEVFEKLRANKIEVNVLINNAGLGNWSWFEDKNVDFYRTQIDLNITNTVLLTRLFLNHIDKSEASYILNVGSLGGHFIVPKKQVYGATKSFIGYFTRCLQLELSGTNVHISLLSPGGINTKPELLVMNNELKGFAKATILEADYVAKTAMDGMLKGKKEIIPGFANRFLVGLDKIMPSFLKEIIIRRKLRAILTT from the coding sequence ATGAAAGAACTAAGCGTATTAATTACAGGTGCAAGCGAGGGCTTGGGGAAATCTTTCGCTATCGAATCGGCCAAACGTGGTTTAGGTTTGGTGTTGGTTTCGTTACCCAATAGTGGGCTGGAACATTTAGCAAATTACCTGCGTGTAAACTTTAACAGTAGGGTGTTTTGTATCGAAATAGATTTAACCAAAAATACCTCCGCAAACGAAGTTTTTGAAAAATTAAGGGCGAATAAAATTGAGGTGAATGTTTTGATCAATAATGCTGGTTTAGGGAACTGGAGTTGGTTTGAAGATAAAAATGTCGATTTTTACAGAACACAGATCGACCTCAACATTACCAATACGGTTTTGCTTACGCGGTTATTTTTAAATCACATTGATAAAAGTGAGGCAAGCTATATTTTAAATGTTGGCAGTTTAGGTGGACATTTTATCGTTCCAAAAAAACAGGTTTATGGGGCAACCAAATCTTTTATCGGTTATTTTACCCGTTGTTTGCAACTTGAATTGAGCGGTACTAATGTGCACATCAGTTTGCTTAGTCCTGGTGGCATTAATACAAAACCCGAACTGTTGGTAATGAACAATGAATTAAAGGGTTTTGCAAAAGCGACGATTTTAGAGGCCGATTATGTTGCCAAAACAGCAATGGATGGAATGCTGAAAGGCAAGAAAGAAATTATACCAGGTTTTGCTAACCGTTTTTTGGTTGGGTTGGATAAAATTATGCCAAGCTTTTTAAAAGAAATTATAATTAGGCGTAAATTGAGGGCAATTTTAACAACATAG
- a CDS encoding RNA polymerase sigma-70 factor (ECF subfamily) (product_source=KO:K03088; cath_funfam=1.10.1740.10; cog=COG1595; ko=KO:K03088; pfam=PF04542,PF08281; smart=SM00419; superfamily=88659,88946; tigrfam=TIGR02985) → MFICVHLWLKYIEIINSLESNDTNLIGLIKSGNKQAFDEVFLKHFKSLHAYAFTIIKEKDDAEEIVQNVFVRIWTKRAQLKTDGFLKPFLYRSVHNESLNYLKHQKVRSNFNVHYADAMKNDTGNLNTEIMATELEKNIHLAINELPEKCKNVFQLSRFDQMKYQEIADALNISIKTVENQMGRALKILRLRVVDFLILIFILLK, encoded by the coding sequence GTGTTTATCTGTGTCCATCTGTGGTTAAAGTATATAGAAATCATTAACAGCTTGGAAAGTAACGACACCAATCTTATCGGATTAATTAAAAGCGGTAATAAACAGGCTTTCGACGAAGTGTTTTTAAAGCATTTCAAAAGCCTGCATGCATATGCTTTTACGATAATTAAAGAAAAAGATGATGCCGAAGAGATTGTTCAGAATGTGTTTGTGCGCATCTGGACGAAAAGAGCGCAACTTAAAACGGATGGGTTTTTAAAACCATTTCTTTATCGTTCGGTGCACAACGAAAGTTTAAACTACCTCAAACATCAAAAAGTGAGATCGAATTTTAACGTTCACTATGCCGATGCTATGAAAAACGATACAGGAAACTTAAATACAGAGATCATGGCAACAGAATTGGAAAAGAATATCCATCTGGCAATAAATGAGCTGCCCGAAAAATGCAAAAATGTATTTCAGTTGAGCAGGTTCGACCAGATGAAATATCAGGAAATTGCAGATGCACTAAATATTTCTATTAAAACGGTAGAAAACCAGATGGGGAGGGCCTTAAAGATTTTGCGCCTTAGGGTAGTAGATTTTCTGATCCTCATTTTTATTTTATTGAAATAA
- a CDS encoding transmembrane sensor (product_source=KO:K07165; cog=COG3712; ko=KO:K07165; pfam=PF04773,PF16344; superfamily=50447; transmembrane_helix_parts=Inside_1_84,TMhelix_85_104,Outside_105_316) translates to MDKNYTPINDDLLAKYLLGEATVPESEQVEAWAKSNPDHLKQLEDFKTILEKSKLQIDPEIDEHQALDRLNARLETEKKTISYTFILRWVAVVFIFFSVGLFFYNNLIGNKINVNSGENTLTQILPDGSTAILNKQSSISFIGGFFNKTRDVKLRGEAFFKVSADKSKPFIISVNDVQVTVVGTAFNVKSNGAAVVVIVESGIVKVNNRNDSVRLTAGEKVEVSQNQRHLSKGENQGKLYNYYYTNELVCDGTPLSELVAVLNQKFKSNIVIVNPELKALPISTTFKNESLKETLNVIAETFKIKVEHGQGIIKLK, encoded by the coding sequence ATGGATAAAAACTATACACCTATTAACGATGATTTGCTTGCAAAATACTTGCTTGGAGAGGCTACTGTGCCCGAAAGCGAGCAAGTTGAAGCATGGGCAAAATCAAATCCTGATCACTTGAAACAGTTAGAAGATTTCAAGACGATATTGGAGAAAAGCAAACTGCAGATTGATCCAGAAATTGATGAGCATCAGGCTTTAGATCGGTTAAATGCTCGTTTAGAAACCGAAAAAAAAACAATCAGCTATACATTTATTTTACGTTGGGTGGCTGTGGTATTTATATTTTTTAGTGTCGGCTTATTTTTCTACAATAATTTAATCGGCAATAAAATAAATGTTAATAGTGGCGAAAATACTTTAACGCAGATATTGCCTGATGGATCTACCGCTATACTGAATAAACAATCTTCTATATCCTTTATAGGCGGGTTTTTTAATAAAACCCGCGATGTTAAACTAAGGGGTGAAGCTTTTTTTAAAGTCAGCGCCGATAAGTCGAAACCATTTATCATTAGTGTTAATGATGTTCAGGTAACTGTTGTAGGCACCGCATTTAATGTGAAAAGCAATGGGGCAGCTGTTGTGGTAATTGTAGAAAGTGGGATCGTTAAGGTGAACAACCGAAATGATAGTGTACGTTTAACTGCTGGAGAGAAGGTAGAAGTAAGTCAAAATCAGCGGCATTTATCTAAAGGTGAAAATCAGGGTAAGTTGTATAATTACTATTATACGAATGAATTGGTTTGTGACGGCACACCGCTTAGCGAATTAGTTGCCGTACTTAATCAAAAATTTAAATCCAATATCGTTATTGTAAACCCTGAATTAAAGGCGCTTCCAATTAGCACAACCTTTAAAAACGAATCGCTTAAAGAAACCTTGAATGTGATTGCAGAAACTTTTAAAATAAAAGTTGAGCATGGGCAGGGGATAATTAAACTTAAATAA